The Pristiophorus japonicus isolate sPriJap1 chromosome 3, sPriJap1.hap1, whole genome shotgun sequence genome has a segment encoding these proteins:
- the LOC139254503 gene encoding histone H2B 1/2-like, whose amino-acid sequence MPEAGKGTSRKVSKQSLTKISERAPKKWRKIRKQSYSIYVYRVLTQVHPSTRTSKAMSVMNSFVNDIFERIASEASHIIHYNKRRTISAREIQTAIRLMLPGELAKHAISEGTKAVTKYTNSV is encoded by the coding sequence ATGCCAGAGGCGGGCAAGGGCACGTCCAGAAAGGTATCGAAACAGTCGCTTACCAAAATCAGCGAGAGAGCTCCTAAAAAGTGGAGGAAAATCCGCAAGCAGAGCTACTCCATCTACGTGTACAGAGTGTTAACCCAGGTTCATCCCTCCACCCGAACCTCCAAGGCCATGAGTGTGATGAACTCCTTCGTCAACGACATCTTCGAGCGCATTGCCTCCGAGGCCTCGCACATCATTCACTACAACAAGCGGCGCACCATCTCAGCCCGGGAGATCCAAACCGCCATCCGCCTCATGCTGCCGGGGGAACTGGCCAAACACGCAATCTCCGAGGGCACGAAAGCGGTCACCAAATACACCAACTCTGTTTAG